The following are encoded in a window of Haliaeetus albicilla chromosome 1, bHalAlb1.1, whole genome shotgun sequence genomic DNA:
- the CFAP184 gene encoding cilia- and flagella-associated protein 184 yields MEAAAEPEPTEGPAGLGEPSPGAPGESPGPEVLDGPEEPGPEPPGPEKPGPCEPEEPGPREPETGEAEPSEPSDPGPSAAAPAAGGGGEAEAGGPAAEAAEEEGEEERRERAALLEQHGGLAAERERLRRAGARLQLRLGELLRLRRGERRPRAELGADGPQLYAQRLLRLRELREERERAAAACRERVEARRRDGEERQARARAEWAAFQARKKEAAVSILGRRLGGREAAAAARIQAEEGDKERQVREARVENIKLKHEIQNLETILKAQGELVEGQRFLDFEHMKKENQKHGKKIDDLSDEILKLKKKVSNTVHVLSQFREKLQFVEAENQGRKAELMDIETVLSQKRDVLTKTKQARDRLRRSNLKLQQKCGLLGNEALLRDFEEKVDAAELLSQRLETLKHHHAALILTCRGIQKKIKEANSSFLAEDD; encoded by the exons AtggaggcggcggcggagccggAGCCCACCGAGGGGCCGGCGGGGCTCGGGGAGCCGAGCCCGGGTGCCCCGGGGGAGTCGCCGGGGCCCGAGGTGCTAGACGGGCCTGAGGAGCCGGGGCCGGAGCCTCCGGGGCCGGAGAAGCCGGGGCCCTGCGAGCCGGAGGAGCCGGGGCCCCGCGAGCCGGAGACCGGCGAGGCGGAGCCGTCGGAGCCGTCCGACCCGGGGCCCTCGGCGGCCGCGCCAGCCGCCGGCGGAGGCGGTGAGGCGGAggcgggcggccccgcggccgaggcggcggaggaggagggcgAGGAGGAGCGGCGGGAGCGGGCGGCGCTGCTGGAGCAGCACGGCGGGCTGGCGGCCGAGCGGGAGCGGCTGCGGCGGGCCGGCGCCCGGCTGCAGCTGCGGCTGGGCGAGCTGCTGCGGCTGCGGCGAGGCGAGAGGCGGCCGCGGGCGGAGCTGGGCGCGGACGGGCCGCAGCTGTACGCCCAGCGCCTGCTGCGGCtgcgggagctgcgggaggagCGGGAGCGGGCGGCCGCCGCCTGCCGGGAGCGGGTGGAGGCCCGCCGGCGGGACGGCGAGGAGCGGCaggcccgggcccgggccgaGTGGGCCGCCTTCCAGGCCCGCAAGAAGGAGGCGGCCGTCTCCATCCTGGGCCGGCGGCTGGGCGGcagggaggcggcggcggcggcccgcaTCCAGGCCGAGGAAGGGGACAAAGAACGGCAGGTGCGCGAG GCCCGTGTGGAAAACATCAAGCTGAAGCATGAAATCCAGAACCTTGAAACCATCTTGAAAGCTCAGGGAGAACTGGTAGAGGGTCAACGTTTTCTGGACTTTGAGCACATGAAGAAAGAGAATCAGAAACACGGCAAAAAGATTGATGACCTCAGTGATGAAATCCTGAAGCTCAAGAAGAAGGTATCGAACACAGTGCATGTTCTCAGCCAGTTCAGGGAAAAGCTACAGTTTGTGGAAGCTGAAAATCAAGGCAGAAAGGCTGAACTGATGGACATCGAGACCGTCTTGTCACAGAAGAGAGACGTTCtgaccaaaacaaaacaggccAGAGACAGACTGCGGAGAAGCAATTtgaaactgcagcagaaatgcGGGTTGCTTGGAAATGAGGCACTGCTTCGGGACTTTGAGGAAAAGGtggatgctgcagagctgctaaGTCAGCGATTGGAAACACTGAAACATCACCATGCTGCTCTGATCCTTACTTGTAGGggaattcagaagaaaatcaagGAAGCCAACTCCTCTTTCCTTGCTGAGGAtgactga
- the TADA2B gene encoding transcriptional adapter 2-beta — MAELGKKYCVYCLAEVSSLRFRCTECADIELCPDCFSAGAEIGPHRRWHGYQLVDGGRFTLWGAEAEGGWSSREEQLLLDAIEQFGFGNWEDMAAHVGASRTPQEVMEHYVSMYIHGNLGKACIPDTIPNRVTDHTCPSGGPLSPSLTTPLPPLDISVAEQQQLGYMPLRDDYEIEYDQDAETLISGLSVNYDDDDVEIELKRAHVDMYVRKLKERQRRKNIARDYNLVPAFLGKDKKDKEKAPKRKITKEEKELRLKLRPLYQFMSCKEFEDFFENMHKERILRAKIRELQRYRRNGITKMEESAEYEAARHKREKRKENKNIASSKRGKEDGKEGEFAAIENLPGFELLSDREKVLCSSLNLSPARYVTVKTIIIKDHLQKRQGIPSKSRLPSYLDKVLKKRILNFLTESGWISRDAS, encoded by the exons ATGGCGGAACTGGGGAAGAAGTACTGCGTGTACTGCCTGGCCGAGGTGAGCTCCCTGCGCTTCCGCTGCACCGAGTGCGCCGACATCGAGCTCTGCCCCGACTGCTTCTCGGCGGGCGCCGAGATCGGCCCGCACCGCCGATGGCACGGCTACCAGCTCGTCGACGGCGGCCGCTTCACCCTCTGGGGCGCCGAGGCCGAGGGCGGCTGGAGCAGCCgggaggagcagctgctgctggacgCCATCGAGCAGTTCGGCTTCGGCAACTGG GAGGACATGGCTGCTCACGTGGGAGCATCCCGAACGCCTCAGGAGGTGATGGAACACTATGTGAGCATGTATATCCATGGCAACCTGGGAAAAGCCTGCATCCCTGACACCATTCCGAACAGAGTAACGGATCACACATGTCCCAGTGGCGGCCCGCTTTCTCCTAGCTTGACCACGCCGCTCCCACCGTTGGATATATCAGTGGCCGAACAGCAGCAGTTGGGATACATGCCGCTTCGGGATGACTATGAGATCGAATATGATCAAGATGCAGAGACTCTGATCAGTGGCCTTTCGGTGAACTATGACGATGATGACGTGGAAATAGAGTTAAAAAGAGCTCATGTAGATATGTACGTAAGGAAACTCAAGGAGAGGCAACGGCGGAAGAACATTGCACGAGACTATAACTTGGTACCGGCCTTTCTGGGGAAGGATAAAAAGGACAAGGAGAAAGCTCCCAAACGAAAGATcacaaaagaagagaaggagtTGAGGCTGAAACTGAGGCCTCTGTACCAGTTCATGTCTTGTAAGGAGTTTGAAGACTTCTTTGAGAACATGCACAAGGAGAGGATACTTCGAGCAAAGATTCGGGAGCTGCAGCGGTATCGTCGAAACGGAATCACCAAAATGGAAGAGTCGGCAGAATATGAGGCAGCCAGGCATAAAcgggaaaagaggaaggagaacaAAAACATAGCTAGTTccaagagagggaaggaagatggTAAAGAAGGTGAATTTGCTGCCATTGAAAACCTGCCTGGCTTTGAACTCTTATCGGACAGGGAAAAGGTGCTCTGCAGCTCTCTAAATTTGAGTCCTGCACGTTACGTGACAGTAAAAACTATAATCATTAAAGACCATCTCCAGAAAAGACAAGGAATTCCCTCAAAGAGTCGTCTTCCCAGTTACTTAGATAAGGTACtgaagaaaaggattttaaacTTTCTAACAGAAAGTGGTTGGATATCCAGGGATGCTTCATGA